One stretch of Rhinatrema bivittatum chromosome 8, aRhiBiv1.1, whole genome shotgun sequence DNA includes these proteins:
- the LYRM9 gene encoding LYR motif-containing protein 9 produces the protein MAPLPGATLVHSPLQLYRYLLRCCRLLPTESVQQHYKHAIRQSFRVHADEDDPERIQQIIRRAIEDADWILNKYKNQK, from the exons ATGGCCCCGCTCCCTGGCGCCACCCTGGTGCACAGCCCCTTGCAGCTGTATCGCTACCTTCTACGCTGCTGCCGCCTGCTTCCCACAGAGAGCGTCCAGCAGCACTACAAGCACGCCATACGCCAG AGTTTCCGAGTCCATGCAGATGAAGATGATCCTGAGAGAATTCAGCAGATTATCAGAAGAGCCATCGAGGATGCTGACTGGATTCTCAACAAA tataaaAATCAAAAGTAG